In Elephas maximus indicus isolate mEleMax1 chromosome 5, mEleMax1 primary haplotype, whole genome shotgun sequence, the sequence CCTCCACAGCCAGTGAGTGCTGTGCCCAGACCACGCGTGTCAGCAGGAAGATGTGTCAGCCTCAAGAATGCTGCCTCTGAAGGAGGAGTATACAGTCTGGGTGGCGGACTGGACCCCAGGGCCATTTTAGGGGTACAACACTGCCACCCCTCCTGCACTGATGGACACTGCCCAGTGGAAGGGCACAAATGGCATGGGAGGGGGCATGTCCTCCAAGAGAGCATGGGGCGAGCAAGAGGGGTCTACACTGGGTGGGTCAGAGCCATGAACACACGCATGCTTACTCAGCCTCTAGGTGGTGGAGGGGGAAGCAGCCAACTCTCTTCTCATGCTTCGATTCTCAAAACACAGGGAGAGTGGCTGCTGTGCAGGCCTGAGGCTCACAGCCCTGGTCACTGCGACTGGTTTGAACCTCTCCCACCTCGGTCAGAGGCTTAGTGCAGTGATCCAGTGCTGTGTGCCCAcccacaccagctgctccccacCTTGGGCTGAGGTTCAGTGTGATGACCCAGCACCATGTGCCTGTCCGCACAGGCTCCTTCCCACCTTGAGCCAAGGGCTCACTGTGGTACCCAGCACCATACGCCCATCCACACCGGCTGCTCCCCACCTCGGGCTGAGGTTAAGTGTGGTGACCCAGCACTGTGTGCCCATTCACACTGAATATTCCTCTACTGCCAGGCATCCGTTCATGCTAGCCAGGATCCCCCACCTTGGGCCAAAGCTCACCATGGTGACCCAGCACCGGGCGCCTGTCCAGTGCACACTAGACAGACACCTGACCCCTCTCTGCCTCTGTGCCGCTACAGGAAGCCAGTCTGTGTCCCATGTTTAGGAATGCTGTGAGAATGAGGGGTGGATGCAGCCGGGTGCACCGTGTGCCTAACACATGTCCTGTGTTGGGGCCGTGGTTAATACAGCAACACTGTGAGAGGCAAGGCCGGATGCCAAGCTCCTTTCCTTATTGAATCATTTCCTAAGGATCAATGCCTATAAGAAGAACACAGCTGGAGGAAGGAGAAGTGCAGCTCAGACACCCACACGCACTCCAGCGCTGAGCTCTATCATCTACTCTGTTTTCTTCCCTTGCTTCATGACTTTATTAGCCCGGTTCCCTGATGACCAGTGAGCGTGAGCCCCCTACTCTTCCGATGCTGCACCCCGCTGTCTCCGCCTGCACTCAGAGCGACCTGCTGTGCTGTCTCCTCTCACTCTAGTCTCCAGAGCTTCACTACCAGACGACTAAAATTTATAACACAGCCCGCTCTGAGGGCTTCCACTCCACTTTCTCACGATTTATGTCAGTTCTCAGACACTATCGCCCTTCCTAACAGACTCACTCTCCCCCAGGTTTCCTGGTCCGTGAATAGAGCTCAGGAGGTAGAGACTCAGCCTGTCACTGCACAGGCTCTGACCACCGTGCTGTCCCTCCCAAGTGGGGAGACAGGAGAATGGGGGGAGCACGTCATCCGAGGGGTCTGCCCACCCAACCCCATGCTGTCCCTCCCAGGTGGGGACGGGAAAATGGAGGGAGAATGTCATTCAAAGGGGCTGCCCACTGCCACGCTATTCCAAAACTCACTCCTACTGATCTATCTACCAGTCTTTCTGCTCCAGGCCTGTCCCCGTGGGACCCATGACACTTCCTAGGTGGCAGCTGGGGCCCCACCAATTCTCTACTGTTCTCACTCTCTGAGGTAAAGCAACCCGACATCATGAAGGAACAGGGCACTTCTGCCAGTCTCCCCAAAAGAGCCAACAGCCATGTCCTGTGCACGCAGCTGGAGGCACCACAGTGTTGCAGTGACACAGACTGACAGTGGCACAGTGACACACCTGGTGACACATGCACAGAGACATGGTGACAGACAACAGTGACAGAGTGACAGTGGCACAGTGATACACCTGGtaacacacatgcacagagaCATGGTGACAGACAACAGTGACTGACAGTGGCACAGTGACACACCTggtgacacacatgcacagagACATGGTGACAGACAACAGTGACAGAGTGACAGTGGCACAGTGATACGCCTggtgacacacatgcacagagACATGGTGACAACAGTGACAGAGTGACAGTGGCACAGTGATACACCTggtgacacacatgcacagagACATGGTGACAGACAATAGTGACAAAGAGTAACAGTGACACACCTGGTGACACGCACAGAGACATGGTGGCAGACAAAAGTGACAGCAGCAGTGGCACAGTGATACACCTggtgacacacatgcacagagACATGGTGACAGCAGTGACAGAGTGACAGTGGCACAGTGACACACCTGCTGACACACATGCACAGAGACATGGTGACAGACAACAGGGAGAGTGACACACCTGGTGACACACATGCAGAGACATGGTGACAGTGACAGTGGCACAGTGATACACCTGGtaacacacatgcacagagaCATGGTGACAGACAACAGTGACTGACAGTGGCACAGTGACACACCTggtgacacacatgcacagagACATGGTGACAGACAACAGTGACAGAGTGACAGTGGCACAGTGATACACCTggtgacacacatgcacagagACATGGTGACAGACAATAGTGACAAAGAGTAACAGTGACACACCTggtgacacacatgcacagagACATGGTGACAGACAACAGTGACAGAGTGACAGTGGCACAGTGATACACCTggtgacacacatgcacagagACATGGTGACAGCAGTGACAGAGTGACAGTGGCACAGTGACACACCTGCTGACACACATGCACAGAGACATGGTGACAGACAACAGGGAGAGTGACACACCTGGTGACACACATGCAGAGACATGGTGACAGTGACAGTGGCACAGTGATACACCTGGtaacacacatgcacagagaCATGGTGACAGACAACAGTGACTGACAGTGGCACAGTGACACACCTggtgacacacatgcacagagACATGGTGACAGACAACAGTGACAGAGTGACAGTGGCACAGTGATACACCTGGtaacacacatgcacagagaCATGGTGACAGACAACAGTGACTGACAGTGGCACAGTGACACACCTggtgacacacatgcacagagACATGGTGACAGACAACAGTGACAGAGTGACAGTGGCACAGTGATACACCTGGtaacacacatgcacagagaCATGGTGACAGACAACAGTGAGAGAGTGACAGTGGCACAGTGATACACCTGGTGACACACATGCAGAAACATGGTGACAGACAACAGTGACAGAGTGACAGTGGCACAGTGATACACCTGGtaacacacatgcacagagaCATGGTGACAACAGTGACTGACAGTGGCACAGTGACACACCTggtgacacacatgcacagagACATGGTGACAGACAACAGTGACAGAGTGACAGTGGCACAGTGATACACCTGGTGACACACATGCAGAGACACGGTGAGAGACAACAGTGACAGAGTGACAGTGGCACAGTGATACACCTGGtaacacacatgcacagagaCATGGTGACAGACAACAGTGACTGACAGTGGCACAGTGACACACCTGGTGACAGACAACAGTGACAGAGTGACAGTGGCACAGTGATACACCTGGTGACACACATGCAGAGACACGGTGACAGACAACAGTGACAGAGTGACAGTGGCACAGTGATACACCTGGtaacacacatgcacagagaCATGGTGACAACAGTGACTGACAGTGGCACAGTGACACACCTggtgacacacatgcacagagACATGGTGACAGACAACAGTGACAGAGTGACAGTGGCACAGTGATACACCTGGTGACACACATGCAGAGACATGGTGACAGACAACAGTGACAGTGACTGACGGTGACACACCTGGTGACACACACAGATGTTTACACAGAGTACAGTGACAGTGACATGGTGACACAGGTACACAGTGACAGTGAGAGTAACATGGTGACAACAGTGACATGGTGACACATTGACATAGTGACACATAGAACACAGTGATGCAGTGACAGTGACACGGTGACAGAACAGTGACAGTGTGACATGGTGACAAAAACTGACATGGTGACACAGGCACACAGTAACACAGCAAACACTGACATGGTGACACATGGGGACACAGTGACAGAGTAACATGGTGACACAGAACAGTGACAGAGTGACATAGAGTGCCACACACGCACAGGGCCCAGGCCGCCCTAGGCCTGGCAACTCTGCACCACGCCCCCGTCAGGCTTAGTATGAACCCACTAGCAACATCAAGTCACAGACCATGGTGTGTTTCTCTAGTCATGAGTTCAAATACAATCCTACCTTAGTCTAAAAAAGGCCGAAACATAAGACAAAGAAAGCCTGCCCTGGATGCACCTGGGACAGCCCTCACCTGGTGAGCCAGTGCCCAAGGTCAGGGCGGTGGGCCCCCTGCACGCCTGTCTGGTTCAGGGCCCGAAGCAGCCGGCAGCAGCACAGCACAGCCCAGGGGCTGGCTAGCACCATCCGCTGCTCCATGCTGCCCAGCCGCTCGAAGGCAGAGGCTGCCGCACGTGTCCTGTCCTCCTCCAGCGCGGCACAGCCCTCCGCTCCATCCTGCATAGTCAGCATGGCCCCTTCGGGCCCTGGCTCCTCGCGCAGGCCACACTGAGGGTCCCCATCACTGCCTAGGAAGTGGTTTCTGCAGACCTCTTGGCACAATGCCAGGCACAGGGTGCTGACGAGGAAGTACCAGGTCTGGTGCTCCTCCTCAATGAAGCTGCTCGCGCCCAGGCTCAGGATGTGGCCCATGGTCCCCAGCAGGATGAGGAGGTCCAGCTCTGACCACCGCACGCTGGGAGGAGCAGGGTTCTGTGAAGAGGAAATGCGCTCTGTAAGTGATGTCTGGATGTGGCACACACTGTGCTGCTGGTGCTCACCAAACTCTACTCATCAGAGACCCTGTCCTTCCCACGCCCAGTGCCTCCCAATCCTGCTCTGGGGGAACGTCTCTTATCTGGACACAGTCCTGGGAACTCTCAACCAGAAACGCAAGTCATGGGCAGAGTGGCAAAGCAACTGACAGTGGTGAGGGAGACCACCCCGAGTGATCGGAGAGATCACCCTGGGTCCTCAGAGAGACCACCCCCAAGTTCTTAGAGAGCATGCTCCTCCATGATCTACAGCCCTATAGGTACCTGGTGCCCCCACCTCCCCACATAGAGGTGCCTGTTCCTCTGTGACCCACGGCCCTAGACCCACAGGAACCTGCTTTTCCCTCTAAAAACTCACACACATAATCTGACGACATGACCTGGATTCTGAAATCAGGATGCCCAGGGGGTTCGCACATGTGGTTGCTGCGTTTGGAGAACTCCTGGTCCCCCTGATGCATGTGCTCCGGTGTCTGGTATGCTGGGGTTTGCCTGTGCACCGGGGTCTGCCCGTGAGGGAGCAGTGACAGGACAATGACACAGTCTGCACAGAGCCGCAGCGCTGCCTCTTTAGGAGCCCTTACCTTGCCCACACGCTTTGCGCTGACCACCGTCTTTGTAAGCGCAGACACGATTGCACAGAGCAGCGCGGACATCAGCAGCATCGCACCACCTGCTGCCAGCCAGGGCATGCTGCAGAAGTAGCAGGTGCTCTCAGTCGAGGTGCACACTACCACATGGATGGCCGAGAGGACCAGGATCGTCAGGTAgaagagcagggagaacagcggtGACGACAGCGGCACATCCAGCTCGGCTGCCGGGCTCAGCGCCTTCGGGATGCTGAGCAGGAGCAGGGCAAGGACCTGGACAGGGAGACCACATAAGCATCCATGGACTGGGTCCGGGAGACATCTACTGCAGACCAAGCCAGGTGCCTGATCTTAAGTCAGCTGTCCCAACAGTAAAGCCCAATAAGGTTCCTGAAGCCTGACTTCCAACTAGCTGCCAAGAAGGCATGGCATAACCCAAGTAAGCCCACCTGATGTCTCTGTGAAACAAAGCTCAGCAAGTGAGAAATTCCACTTCCCCGTGTTTAGTAAGGCCAACATTGCACATACTTTAAATAGCAGTGGTTTGGTTCCATTTCCAACCCCCATGAGCCGCACCTCCAGGACCAGTGTGGCCCCAACCGCCATAGAGTAGATGTCATACTGCACCACCTGTCTGCTCAGAGACAGGCTCAGGGTCTGCAGGGCGTCCAGGTACTGCCTGAGGACCTTAGAGCCAAGGTTCAAAAGGACTTCTGAGCTATTCTCCTCCAAGTAGCGTTTGATCCAATTCCCGTGCAACCTTTCTGACATTTTAAACTGTTCAAATCCAGGATCtaacaagaagagaaaaaaagctttatacatatatatatcatttCAAAATATGCAGGTATTTGTGGCATACGGTAAGGCCTTTATTTTTAAGAACTGACAGCTgatgggtggaaaccctggtggcgtagcagttaagtgctacggctgctagccaaagggtcggcagttcgaatccgccaggcactccttggaaactctacagagcagttctactctgtcctatagggtcgctatgagtcagaattgactcgacagcactggggtttttttttggtttgacagCTGATGAAGATGAGCTACTCCTTAGTGAGGAGATGAGCAGCTTCGCCGGCAAGACATAAAAGCTGAGAGTGCTCATCAGCCCGCTCATGCCCTCCTTGCCCAACTGACAGCACTGCCCAATGCCTGGCATCACATTATACAGATGAACAGAAACGTctgcccttgtggagcttacAACCTCATGAAGGAGAGGGCaacaagcaaaataaataagcaaaatctGGAACATGTGCTGTGGAGAACAGCAAAGCAGGGAGGGGCCCCAAGTGCTGGGCTTTTCTGAAGTAGCATCTGAGCAAAGACCCGAgagtttcatttctaatttttcttaagtatttgtaaaatttttctgtttcaacacagtaacagcaacaaaaactcaGAATAACTTTACCTCTCCCCAAGTTCACTATGTTGCCTGACTCAGGAAATAAAAACTGACATCTTCTGCCTATGCAAGTAAGGAACGTGACCCAGCTAGAGCAAGAAGAACGCATCAAACCGGGCCCTGAGCTATAAAAACAACGTcaaagatgtggaaccagggatatcactgctgatgtcagatggatctcggctgaaagtagagaacacctgaaggatgtttacctgtgttttattgactatgcaaaggcatctgactgtgtggatcaaattatggataacattgtggagaacgggaatttcagaacacttaattgtgctcatgaggaacctgtacatagatagatcaagaagcagttgtttggaaagaacaaggggatattgattggtttaaagtcaggaaaggtgtgcatcagggttgcatccttccaccatacctattcgatctgtatgcggagcaaataatctgagaaactggactatatggagaagaacgtggGATCAGCACTGGTGGAAGACTCTAACAATccgggatatgcagatgacacaaccctgcttgctgaaagtgaagaggacttgaagcatttactgatgaaggtcagtgactacagcctttagtatggattacacctcaacaaaaagaaaacaaaaatcctcacaacctgaccaacaagcaacatcatgataaacagagagaagactgaagttgccaaggatttcgttttacttggatccacgatcaatcagtgcccatggaagcagcagtcaagaaatcaaatgacatattgcattaggcaaattagctgcaaaagacctctgtaaagtgttgaaaagcaaagattttactttcaggagtaaggtgtgcctgactcaaggcatatttccaatcacctcatatgcatgcgaacgctggacaatgaagaaggaagaccaaagaagaactgatgcctttgaattatggtgttgacaaagaatattgaatatagcatggactgccagaagaacgaacaaatctgtctcggaagaagtacagccagaatgctccttagaagcaaagatggtaagacttcatctcatgtacactggacgtgttatcaggaaggaccagtccctggagtaggacatcatgcttggttaagtagggggtcagtgaaaaggaagaaaaccctcaacgagagggactgacacagcgggtgcaacaacgggttcaaacacagcaacgactgtgaagatggcacaggactgagcactgTTCCGTTCTGCTGTaaacagggtcgctaggagtcctAACTGACtggctgcacctaacaacaacggcctATACACTGATGACTCCGTAACATTCCTCGGACTTGGACAGACGTAGCTCCGGCAgcgtgcttgtctgttttcctcgTTTGTCTCTTGGAACAGATGCCAAATAAAATCTTTTGTACCGCTTTAGTGTACCTTTGGGATGATTTTACCCTAGGACGTGCCTGAGTACACACATGCCTGACCACCTCACACCTCCTTCCTGGTCCAGCAGGTGGCGCTCACAGCTGGATATCTGAACGAGGTTCACAAAACTAATTAACGAAATCTCTGGACACGGCTCACTCACTTGAAAACACGCAGACCCTAGGCTAGACCTGGATATGGTGACCTAACCCAGACTAAGAGAATGAGTGCTTTCCAGCCAAGACCCCCAGGAGGCCACATCTTGGTCACTTAACACTGGTGTGAGATGCAGCTGGCTATGGCAGGTGAGGAGGGGTCTCAAGACAGACTTCAAAGAAGGTAAAGAGCCCCAGGGGAAGAAGTGGTTCTTCTACAACCCACGCAATTAAGAAAGACTCTGTGTGAGGAAAAGAAGTCCTTTCTGCTCCTCTGCTAAATGAAGGGAAACTCCCtgaatgaagaagagaaaagtaATTCCCCCCAGATCCTCCCTCAAAGGGGAGGGGAaagaaaggggaaggaagaggatgAAAATGGCAGGAAGAGGATGGGACGGAAGAAGAGGTGAggagcagggaggaaggaaggagggtagaagaagaagggaggagaggggaaggagaAACGTATGCAAGGACTCTAATCAGATAACTGCATGGCTGTTGCTAACCGCTGACAAGGTTCTCAGAAGACAGGAGCAGGACCTGCGTGAGCACAAGGCACTCCTGTTACTAAACTCTCATCATGGAAACTCCACACTGTTCAGTGGAAATACAAAGCTCTTACAAGAGCCAGAGGCTGCTCATCGACTTACCTTTTTCATACAGTGGCACATTCCCTTGCAACAATTTGCTAAGCTGCACtgtatttaaatgtaaaaatcttAATTGTTCTCGCACTGGTTTTCCTTCCACAACTGGGAATAAAAGACGCCCCACGTTGTTTCTTGGAATTGGCAAGCCCAGGCCTATTGCCAGTGTTGCAGCCAGATCAGTCTGTTGGACACGCTTTGGATGTCTCCTATCACCTACAAAAAAGAATACAGTGTTGCAGGTGACGGCTTCTAGAGAGTGTATGACTGGTCATTCTTGACTTTGAGCTTCTATAACAGATGTGAGTCAAATAGCGCGTTATCTCCAAACCATTCGGTGTAGATTCATCCAGAAAAGAGGAGTCACGATGTTTTTATCTCAATTCATGTACAGAACACCCATTCTACATCAAGCACAGCGCCGTCCCTGAAGGAGCTTGTTTCTATGCACTGAAAGAGAGACTAAAGCAAGATACTCAGTGGGGCCAGCAAGTGCAAGGGAGGGTCATTCcagtggaggcagggagggagcgtGGCCCCTTCTGGACACAATGCACTCCAGGTGCTGCTCtttccacacacacaaacagccaAATGCGCTCCACTCTCAGGGGCTCCTGGACAGAACAGGACGAGGCTGGGTATGTGGCCTCAACAAAAAACTCAGCATAGGGGTTTTCTCCTCGGTGCAGACAACAATCAGCCCAGGCCAAGGGCTCTGGCACAGGTACGACTCAGGTAATACACAATTCCGACTGAGGTACAATATAAGCATGACTCAGGTATGACAGGTACAACTCAAGCACAACATAGGTATGACACAGGTACGACTCAGGTATGACACAGGTACAACTCAGGTATGATTCAGGGACGACACAGATATGACTCAGGTATAACACAGGTACGACAGTTATGATACAGGTACGACTCAGGTACAACACAGGTATAACAGGTACGACTCAGGTACAACAAAGGTATGACACAGGTACAACTCAGGTATGACTCAGGCACAATACAGGAATGACACAGATATGACTCAGGTATTACAACTACAACTCAGGTACAACACAGGCATGACACAGGGATGACACAGGTACGACTCAGGCATGACACAGGTATGACTATGACTCAAGTATGATACAGGTACAACTCAGGTACGACACAGGTATGACACGGGGGTATGCGCAGCTACAACCATCTTCGCAGGGCAGGCTGGCTGGCCCACCCTCCAGCACTTGAACAGGAGCTTCTGCAGTTTTACTTTGTGGTAGCTTTTGGTTGTATAGAAGTTCCCTTTTTTTATTTGGTGGCATTTATTAACCTTTCCTAGTCAGCCCTCCAGCGGTGGCTCTCGGCCCTCTGTTATGCTTAAACAGCCTTTTTCACCCCAACAttgctgtttgtgtttttttctcaTACTTCTAAAACTGTATTTTCTTACACTAAGCTTTTTgatcacagaaaacaaaaacaaaaaacccaccttAAACTACTCTTggtagtcatatggtctactgtgggACAGAGCAATTGAGCAACTATACGATCCTCTAGTTCTGTCATTTCTGAGGGTGCTAACAACCAGGGTTCTAAGCTTGGGAAAAAGGAAGTACAATGCGAGCTCCACGAAATTAATTTTGTACTAGTGAGTATCAAGTGGAAGTGTAACTCCTTGCTTTCTCCAGAAACAATGGCTAGCCCAGGACCAGCGGGCGCTCCGCCCAGGACCAGCAGGTGCTCCGCCCAAGACCAGCGGGCGCTCCGCCCAGGACCAGCGGGCGCTCCAGCTCCAACACTGTCATCCTGAAATTCCACTTCCCACTGAAAGGAATGACATCTTGGCGATGGGGCTGCTTCTGGGCCGAGGGGAGTGTGCATATGACTGTCTATCAGAGGCTGTCCAGATCTTGTCCAGAGGACTCAGGAGCAACTCTGAAGAGGTCCCCACTGGCAAAGACGGGGCAACTTGAATGTCAAAAAGAGTTATACGTACAGTGAACTGAAACACACCGAATACATTTAAATGCATCAGTTCATAATGATACTTAAAAAGGAAATCAGCCTAAGTGGTCCCATCTGAAGGACGCTAGTGAACTAACCCACTGAGACTGGTAAGTGTGGGGAGACCAAACCATCATTCTTCCTGTCTCTTTTACACCCAAAAAGTACACAAGGGGATGTTCTCTTTGTAGCAGTATTCCGGCTAATTAATGAGAAAAGAACGTACAACTTCCTGCCACGACTTGTGCCCTCTGGTGCATTAACAGGCCATGCTGATCACCACCAGCTATTAGCATGAGTGAAGCAGACAGCCAAATGTCACGTGTTCCCTGACAGAAGGAGCCTTgctaaa encodes:
- the LOC126077420 gene encoding uncharacterized protein LOC126077420 isoform X13, whose amino-acid sequence is MCVTRCITVPLSLCHCCLSPCLCACVSPGVSLCHCQSLLSPCLCACVLPGVSLCHCHSVTVVCHHVSVHVCHQVCHCATVSHCCHHVSVHVCYQVYHCATVTLSLLSVTMFLHVCHQVYHCATVTLSLLSVTMSLCMCVTRCVTVPLSVTVVCHHVSVHVCYQVYHCATVTLSLLSVTMSLCMCVTRCVTVPLSVTVVCHHVSVHVCYQVYHCATVTVTMSLHVCHQVCHSPCCLSPCLCACVSAGVSLCHCHSVTAVTMSLCMCVTRCITVPLSLCHCCLSPCLCACVSPGVSLLLFVTIVCHHVSVHVCHQVYHCATVTLSLLSVTMSLCMCVTRCVTVPLSVTVVCHHVSVHVCYQVYHCATVTVTMSLHVCHQVCHSPCCLSPCLCACVSAGVSLCHCHSVTAVTMSLCMCVTRCITVPLLLSLLSATMSLCVSPGVSLLLFVTIVCHHVSVHVCHQVYHCATVTLSLLSPCLCACVSPGVSLCHCHSVTVVCHHVSVHVCHQVCHCATVSHCCLSPCLCACVLPGVSLCHCHSVTVVCHHVSVHVSPGVSLCHCQSVSLQHCGASSCVHRTWLLALLGRLAEVPCSFMMSGCFTSESENSRELVGPQLPPRKCHGSHGDRPGAERLVDRSVGVSFGIAWQWAAPLNDILPPFSRPHLGGTAWGWVGRPLG
- the LOC126077420 gene encoding uncharacterized protein LOC126077420 isoform X46, with amino-acid sequence MCVTRCITVPLSLCHCCLSPCLCACVSPGVSLCHCQSLLSPCLCACVLPGVSLCHCHSVTVVCHHVSVHVCHQVCHCATVSHCCLSPCLCACVLPGVSLCHCHCHHVSACVSPGVSLSLLSVTMSLCMCVSRCVTVPLSLCHCCHHVSVHVCHQVYHCATVTLSLLSVTMSLCMCVTRCVTVTLCHYCLSPCLCACVSPGVSLCHCHSVTVVCHHVSVHVCHQVCHCATVSHCCLSPCLCACVLPGVSLCHCHCHHVSACVSPGVSLSLLSVTMSLCMCVSRCVTVPLSLCHCCHHVSVHVCHQVYHCATAAVTFVCHHVSVRVTRCVTVTLCHYCLSPCLCACVSPGVSLCHCHSVTVVCHHVSVHVSPGVSLCHCQSVSLQHCGASSCVHRTWLLALLGRLAEVPCSFMMSGCFTSESENSRELVGPQLPPRKCHGSHGDRPGAERLVDRSVGVSFGIAWQWAAPLNDILPPFSRPHLGGTAWGWVGRPLG
- the LOC126077420 gene encoding uncharacterized protein LOC126077420 isoform X35; this translates as MLLCHCVPMCHHVSVCCVTVCLCHHVSFCHHVTLSLFCHRVTVTASLCSMCHYVNVSPCHCCHHVTLTVTVYLCHHVTVTVLCVNICVCHQVCHRQSLSLLSVTMSLHVCHQVYHCATVTLSLLSVTMSLCMCVTRCVTVPLSVTVVTMSLCMCVTRCITVPLSLCHCCLSPCLCACVSPGVSLCHCQSLLSPCLCACVLPGVSLCHCHSVTVVCHHVSVHVCHQVCHCYSLSLLSVTMSLCMCVTRCITVPLSLCHCCLSPCLCACVSPGVSLCHCQSLLSVTMSLCMCVTRCITVPLSLSPCLCMCVTRCVTLPVVCHHVSVHVCQQVCHCATVTLSLLSPCLCACVSPGVSLLLFVTIVCHHVSVHVCHQVYHCATVTLSLLSPCLCACVSPGVSLCHCHSVTVVCHHVSVHVCHQVCHCATVSHCCLSPCLCACVLPGVSLCHCHSVTVVCHHVSVHVSPGVSLCHCQSVSLQHCGASSCVHRTWLLALLGRLAEVPCSFMMSGCFTSESENSRELVGPQLPPRKCHGSHGDRPGAERLVDRSVGVSFGIAWQWAAPLNDILPPFSRPHLGGTAWGWVGRPLG
- the LOC126077420 gene encoding uncharacterized protein LOC126077420 isoform X7, coding for MLLCHCVPMCHHVSVCCVTVCLCHHVSFCHHVTLSLFCHRVTVTASLCSMCHYVNVSPCHCCHHVTLTVTVYLCHHVTVTVLCVNICVCHQVCHRQSLSLLSVTMSLHVCHQVYHCATVTLSLLSVTMSLCMCVTRCVTVPLSVTVVTMSLCMCVTRCITVPLSLCHCCLSPCLCACVSPGVSLCHCQSLLSPCLCACVLPGVSLCHCHSVTVVCHHVSACVSPGVSLCHCHSVTVVCHHVSVHVCHQVCHCATVSHCCLSPCLCACVLPGVSLCHCHSVTVVCHHVSVHVCHQVCHCATVSHCCLSPCLCACVLPGVSLCHCHCHHVSACVSPGVSLSLLSVTMSLCMCVSRCVTVPLSLCHCCHHVSVHVCHQVYHCATVTLSLLSVTMSLCMCVTRCVTVTLCHYCLSPCLCACVSPGVSLCHCHSVTVVCHHVSVHVCHQVCHCATVSHCCLSPCLCACVLPGVSLCHCHCHHVSACVSPGVSLSLLSVTMSLCMCVSRCVTVPLSLCHCCHHVSVHVCHQVYHCATAAVTFVCHHVSVRVTRCVTVTLCHYCLSPCLCACVSPGVSLCHCHSVTVVCHHVSVHVSPGVSLCHCQSVSLQHCGASSCVHRTWLLALLGRLAEVPCSFMMSGCFTSESENSRELVGPQLPPRKCHGSHGDRPGAERLVDRSVGVSFGIAWQWAAPLNDILPPFSRPHLGGTAWGWVGRPLG
- the LOC126077420 gene encoding keratin-associated protein 10-4-like isoform X43 encodes the protein MLLCHCVPMCHHVSVCCVTVCLCHHVSFCHHVTLSLFCHRVTVTASLCSMCHYVNVSPCHCCHHVTLTVTVYLCHHVTVTVLCVNICVCHQVCHRQSLSLLSVTMSLHVCHQVYHCATVTLSLLSVTMSLCMCVTRCVTVPLSVTVVTMSLCMCVTRCITVPLSLCHCCLSPCLCACVSPGVSLCHCQSLLSPCLCACVLPGVSLCHCHSVTVVCHHVSACVSPGVSLCHCHSVTVVCHHVSVHVCHQVCHCATVSHCCLSPCLCACVLPGVSLCHCHCHHVSACVSPGVSLSLLSVTMSLCMCVSRCVTVPLSLCHCCHHVSVHVCHQVYHCATAAVTFVCHHVSVRVTRCVTVTLCHYCLSPCLCACVSPGVSLCHCHSVTVVCHHVSVHVSPGVSLCHCQSVSLQHCGASSCVHRTWLLALLGRLAEVPCSFMMSGCFTSESENSRELVGPQLPPRKCHGSHGDRPGAERLVDRSVGVSFGIAWQWAAPLNDILPPFSRPHLGGTAWGWVGRPLG
- the LOC126077420 gene encoding uncharacterized protein LOC126077420 isoform X45; the protein is MSLLSPCYSHCHCVPVSPCHCHCTLCKHLCVSPGVSPSVTVTVVCHHVSACVSPGVSLCHCHSVTVVCHHVSVHVCHQVCHCATVSHCCLSPCLCACVLPGVSLCHCHSVTVVSHRVSACVSPGVSLCHCHSVTVVCHHVSVHVCHQVCHCATVSHCCHHVSVHVCYQVYHCATVTLSLLSVTMSLCMCVTRCVTVTLCHYCLSPCLCACVSPGVSLCHCHSVTVVCHHVSVHVCHQVCHCATVSHCCLSPCLCACVLPGVSLCHCHCHHVSACVSPGVSLSLLSVTMSLCMCVSRCVTVPLSLCHCCHHVSVHVCHQVYHCATAAVTFVCHHVSVRVTRCVTVTLCHYCLSPCLCACVSPGVSLCHCHSVTVVCHHVSVHVSPGVSLCHCQSVSLQHCGASSCVHRTWLLALLGRLAEVPCSFMMSGCFTSESENSRELVGPQLPPRKCHGSHGDRPGAERLVDRSVGVSFGIAWQWAAPLNDILPPFSRPHLGGTAWGWVGRPLG